From Actinoplanes oblitus, a single genomic window includes:
- a CDS encoding LysR family transcriptional regulator, with translation MLEIRRLILLRELAIRGTLAAVAEALNFTPSAVSQQLSQLEKETGTVLLRKAGRRVQLTPQAEVLVASVGEVLDTLERAEARLKAAATRVTGTVRVAVFQSAALAFMPAALRATAARFPDVRVEMVQREPEEALRETWARDFDMVIAEQYPAHAAPHHPGLDRRALTTDAIRLALPAEAVSLHPVDSLDTARQMPWVMEPRGAASRHFAEQLCRRAGFEPDVRYETADLQAHIRLVESGNAVALIPDLVWAGRDTSCRLLELADAPRRTIFTAQRLAGAESPAARAFREILEKTVDQ, from the coding sequence ATGCTGGAGATTCGCCGCCTGATCCTGCTGCGCGAGCTGGCCATCCGCGGCACCCTGGCCGCCGTCGCCGAGGCGCTCAACTTCACCCCGTCCGCAGTCTCCCAGCAGCTCAGCCAGCTGGAGAAGGAGACCGGCACGGTGCTGCTGCGCAAGGCCGGCCGCCGGGTCCAGCTGACCCCGCAGGCCGAGGTGCTCGTCGCGTCGGTCGGCGAGGTCCTGGACACGCTGGAGCGGGCCGAGGCCCGCCTGAAGGCCGCCGCCACCCGGGTGACCGGCACGGTCCGGGTCGCTGTCTTCCAATCCGCGGCGCTCGCTTTCATGCCGGCCGCTCTGCGCGCCACCGCCGCTCGCTTTCCCGACGTACGCGTGGAAATGGTCCAGCGCGAGCCGGAGGAGGCGCTCCGGGAGACGTGGGCGCGCGACTTCGACATGGTGATCGCCGAGCAGTATCCGGCGCACGCCGCGCCCCATCATCCGGGCCTGGACCGGCGCGCCCTCACCACCGACGCGATCCGGCTCGCGCTGCCGGCCGAGGCGGTGTCCCTGCACCCTGTCGACTCGCTGGACACGGCCCGCCAGATGCCCTGGGTGATGGAGCCGCGCGGGGCCGCGAGCAGGCACTTCGCCGAGCAGCTGTGCCGCCGCGCGGGGTTCGAGCCGGACGTCCGCTACGAGACCGCCGACCTGCAGGCGCACATCCGGCTGGTCGAGTCCGGCAACGCGGTGGCGCTCATCCCGGACCTGGTCTGGGCCGGCCGGGACACCTCCTGCCGGCTGCTGGAGTTGGCGGACGCCCCGCGCCGCACCATTTTCACGGCACAGCGCCTGGCCGGCGCGGAATCACCCGCCGCGCGCGCTTTCCGGGAGATCCTGGAGAAGACCGTCGATCAGTAG
- a CDS encoding proline dehydrogenase family protein — protein MSEIAEETIALVRRWLTEAATVPVGGSAAQLAGLLRDPKGLGFAVGFVDGVVRPEDRKVSARTLRALAADVPGFLPAHLRAAVKLGGALAPIMPNVVVPIARRALRQMVGHLIVDASDARLGRAIRKIKTRGVRLNVNLLGEAVLGRGEASRRLKDTERLLARPDVDYVSIKVSSTVAPHNPWAFDEAVEHIVTELLPLFTLAERTGKFVNLDMEEYKDLDLTIAVFTRLLDRPDLLGLEAGIVLQAYLPDALSAMMRLQSWSASRRERGGAGIKVRLVKGANLPMERVEAALHGWPVATCDSKQATDTNYKRVLDYALRADRIGNVRLGVAGHNLFDVAYAWTLAGQRGVRDGIEFEMLLGMAEGQAEAVRREVGGLLLYTPVVRPEQFDVAIAYLIRRLEEGASSDNFMSAVFELHTSEALFEREKERFLASLRDLDDSVPPSKRVADRHAAVPAATSGHFTNSPDTDPAVAVNRDRMRAILARVPSSQLGTDILRISEKSALDELLGKAAAASWGAADRRAVLHRIGDALESNRDVLLEVMAAEAGKTIDQADPEVSEAIDFAHYYAELAAAEIDGATPVPARVTLVTPPWNFPVAIPAGSMLAALAAGSAVVIKPAGPAERCGTVLTGIVRDALAAAGADPALVTLLQVDEGTLGRELVAHPLVDRVILTGAYETAELFRSFRPDLPLLAETSGKNAIIVTPSADLDLAVKDVVASAFGHAGQKCSAASLVVLVGSVARSQRFRTQLLDAVSSLEVGWPWEMTTQVGPLVEPAAGKLLDGLTTLGDGESWLLQPRRLDENGQLWSPGIRDGVRRGSAYHRTEYFGPILGIMTADTLDEAIDLVNEVDFGLTSGLHSLDAAEVRTWLDRVQAGNLYVNRGITGAIVRRQPFGGWKRSAVGPGTKAGGPNYLIGLSGWAAGTSSAQTDINHPSVRALLADAADVVPGEQLASVRRAARSDAAAWAGSFGRAEDVSALGVERNVLRYLPTPVTVRLSADGSVADLVRVLAAGLLAGAPIRVSSAVELPAALAAHCPTLTVESDADFAAGLTGAGRVRLIGGSVAELATATGGRPDLAIWGGPVVEAGQVELLPFLREQAVSITAHRFGNPLPMAAEVL, from the coding sequence ATGTCTGAGATCGCCGAAGAGACGATCGCCCTGGTGCGTCGCTGGCTGACCGAGGCCGCGACAGTTCCGGTCGGCGGCTCGGCAGCGCAGCTGGCCGGCCTGCTGCGGGACCCGAAGGGCCTCGGGTTCGCCGTCGGCTTCGTGGACGGCGTGGTCCGTCCCGAGGACCGCAAGGTCAGCGCCCGCACCCTGCGCGCCCTGGCGGCCGACGTGCCCGGCTTCCTGCCGGCGCACCTGCGTGCCGCGGTGAAGCTCGGCGGGGCGCTCGCTCCGATCATGCCGAACGTCGTCGTGCCGATCGCCCGCCGCGCGCTGCGCCAGATGGTCGGCCACCTGATCGTCGACGCGAGCGACGCCCGGCTGGGCCGCGCCATTCGCAAGATCAAGACCCGTGGGGTACGCCTCAACGTCAACCTGCTGGGCGAGGCGGTCCTCGGACGCGGCGAGGCGTCCCGCCGGCTCAAGGACACCGAGCGGCTGCTGGCCCGCCCGGACGTCGACTACGTGTCGATCAAGGTGTCGTCGACGGTGGCCCCGCACAACCCGTGGGCGTTCGACGAGGCCGTCGAGCACATCGTGACCGAGCTCCTGCCGCTGTTCACCCTCGCCGAGCGCACCGGCAAGTTCGTGAACCTGGACATGGAGGAGTACAAGGACCTCGACCTGACGATCGCGGTCTTCACCCGGCTGCTGGACCGGCCCGACCTGCTCGGCCTGGAGGCCGGCATCGTGCTGCAGGCCTACCTGCCGGACGCGCTGAGCGCGATGATGCGGCTGCAGTCCTGGTCCGCGTCCCGGCGCGAGCGTGGTGGCGCCGGCATCAAGGTGCGCCTGGTCAAGGGCGCCAACCTGCCGATGGAGCGGGTCGAGGCGGCGCTGCACGGCTGGCCGGTCGCCACCTGCGACAGCAAGCAGGCCACCGACACCAACTACAAGCGGGTGCTGGACTACGCGCTGCGGGCCGACCGGATCGGCAACGTGCGGCTCGGGGTGGCCGGGCACAACCTGTTCGACGTGGCGTACGCCTGGACCCTGGCCGGGCAGCGCGGGGTGCGCGACGGGATCGAGTTCGAGATGCTGCTCGGGATGGCCGAGGGGCAGGCCGAGGCGGTCCGGCGCGAGGTGGGCGGGCTGCTGCTCTACACGCCGGTGGTGCGGCCGGAGCAGTTCGACGTGGCCATCGCGTACCTGATCCGGCGGCTCGAAGAGGGTGCCAGCTCGGACAACTTCATGTCGGCGGTCTTCGAGCTGCACACCTCGGAGGCGTTGTTCGAGCGGGAGAAGGAGCGATTCCTCGCCTCCCTGCGCGACCTGGACGACAGCGTTCCCCCGTCGAAGCGGGTGGCGGACCGGCATGCCGCCGTCCCCGCCGCCACCTCCGGGCACTTCACGAACTCCCCGGACACCGACCCGGCCGTCGCGGTGAATCGGGACCGGATGCGCGCGATCCTCGCCCGGGTACCGTCCTCCCAGCTCGGAACGGATATTCTGCGCATCTCCGAGAAGTCGGCTCTCGATGAGCTGCTCGGCAAGGCCGCTGCCGCGTCCTGGGGAGCGGCGGACCGCCGCGCCGTGCTGCACCGGATCGGCGACGCGCTGGAGAGCAACCGGGACGTCCTGCTCGAGGTGATGGCCGCCGAGGCCGGCAAGACCATCGACCAGGCCGACCCGGAGGTCTCCGAGGCGATCGACTTCGCCCACTACTATGCCGAGCTAGCGGCCGCCGAGATCGACGGCGCCACACCGGTGCCGGCCCGGGTCACCCTGGTCACCCCGCCGTGGAACTTCCCGGTCGCCATCCCGGCCGGCTCGATGCTGGCCGCCCTGGCCGCCGGCTCCGCCGTGGTGATCAAGCCGGCCGGTCCGGCCGAGCGCTGCGGCACCGTGCTCACCGGCATCGTCCGGGACGCGCTCGCCGCCGCCGGCGCCGACCCCGCCCTGGTCACCCTGCTCCAGGTGGACGAGGGCACGCTGGGCCGCGAACTGGTCGCCCATCCCCTGGTGGACCGGGTGATCCTGACCGGCGCCTACGAGACGGCGGAGCTGTTCCGGTCGTTCCGTCCGGACCTGCCGCTGCTCGCCGAGACCAGCGGCAAGAACGCGATCATCGTGACCCCCAGCGCCGACCTGGACCTCGCGGTCAAGGACGTGGTGGCGTCGGCGTTCGGGCACGCCGGGCAGAAGTGCTCGGCCGCCTCGCTGGTCGTCCTGGTCGGCTCGGTGGCCCGCTCGCAGCGCTTCCGCACCCAGCTGCTCGACGCGGTGTCCTCGCTCGAGGTCGGCTGGCCGTGGGAGATGACGACCCAGGTCGGCCCGCTCGTCGAACCGGCCGCCGGGAAGCTGCTCGACGGGCTGACCACGCTCGGCGACGGGGAGAGCTGGCTGCTGCAGCCGCGGCGACTGGACGAGAACGGGCAGCTGTGGAGCCCGGGCATCCGGGACGGGGTGCGGCGCGGGTCGGCGTACCACCGGACCGAGTACTTCGGCCCGATCCTCGGGATCATGACGGCGGACACCCTGGACGAGGCGATCGACCTGGTCAACGAGGTGGACTTCGGGCTGACGTCCGGCCTGCACTCGCTGGACGCCGCCGAGGTCCGCACCTGGTTGGACCGCGTGCAGGCGGGCAACCTCTACGTCAACCGGGGCATCACCGGCGCCATCGTCCGCCGGCAGCCCTTCGGCGGCTGGAAGCGGTCCGCTGTCGGCCCCGGCACCAAGGCCGGCGGTCCGAACTACCTGATCGGGCTGAGCGGCTGGGCGGCGGGCACGTCGTCGGCCCAGACCGACATCAACCACCCTTCGGTACGCGCGCTGCTCGCCGATGCCGCCGACGTCGTCCCCGGGGAGCAGCTCGCCTCGGTGCGGCGGGCCGCGCGCAGTGACGCGGCCGCCTGGGCGGGATCGTTCGGTCGTGCCGAGGACGTGTCGGCCCTCGGCGTGGAACGCAACGTCCTGCGCTACCTGCCCACGCCGGTGACCGTCCGGCTGTCCGCCGACGGGTCGGTCGCCGACCTGGTCCGGGTGCTCGCCGCGGGCCTGCTGGCCGGCGCCCCGATCCGGGTGTCCTCGGCCGTCGAGCTGCCCGCCGCGCTTGCCGCGCACTGCCCCACGCTGACCGTGGAGTCCGACGCGGACTTCGCGGCCGGCCTGACCGGCGCCGGCCGGGTGCGGCTGATCGGTGGCTCGGTGGCCGAGCTGGCCACCGCCACCGGTGGCCGGCCCGACCTGGCGATCTGGGGTGGGCCGGTGGTCGAGGCCGGGCAGGTGGAGCTGCTGCCGTTCCTGCGGGAGCAGGCGGTCAGCATCACCGCGCACCGCTTCGGCAACCCGCTCCCGATGGCCGCCGAGGTCCTCTGA
- a CDS encoding alpha/beta hydrolase family protein: MTMRRRCLALLAVVLAVVTALSAPASAAPVACAAPAPSTTHPGYLVFDPACDVSGAAFTPLADASGTALSRIWTGIRDGASYRVEVPLRWNGQLVVYAHGYRGNGNVVYVDNPSLRAHYIRSGFAWAASSYATNGYDVGQGVRDSYAMIETFRQVTGKRARSVIMTGASMGGQVTAVAIERFPRAFTAAMPYCGVLGDTKLYDYFLDANVTAAALAKVKIDFPLTPPADYQATWRAQVNQIAPALGVKAGTAPALTTAGKQWSSAVERRSGGERPGFDSAFAYWNAAPALAPLNDLPFLFGVYPGLTGGTGGIAPGNVTDNRYTYYRLGDGPLPTLPELRLNAEVLRVRRTATADPGLAGIPRVNGTPTIPVLSLHDIGDLFVPFSMEQEYAQRAARNGRAGLFVSRAIRGVGHCDFTEAELTQGFDDLVRWARTGHRPAGDAILDRRAVAEDTFGCRFTNGAHTTFVAPACGSYDPRY; this comes from the coding sequence ATGACCATGCGCCGGAGATGCCTCGCCCTGCTCGCCGTGGTGCTGGCCGTGGTCACCGCGCTGAGCGCACCGGCTTCGGCCGCGCCGGTCGCGTGCGCCGCGCCCGCGCCCAGCACCACCCACCCCGGTTACCTGGTCTTCGACCCGGCCTGTGACGTGTCCGGGGCGGCGTTCACCCCGCTCGCCGACGCCTCCGGGACGGCGCTCTCGCGGATCTGGACCGGCATCCGGGACGGCGCGAGCTACCGCGTCGAGGTGCCGCTGCGCTGGAACGGGCAGTTGGTCGTCTACGCGCACGGCTACCGCGGCAACGGCAACGTGGTCTACGTCGACAACCCGTCGCTGCGCGCGCACTACATCAGGTCCGGGTTCGCCTGGGCCGCCTCCAGTTACGCCACCAACGGCTACGACGTGGGCCAGGGCGTCCGCGACTCGTACGCGATGATCGAGACGTTCCGCCAGGTCACCGGCAAGCGTGCCCGCTCGGTCATCATGACCGGCGCGTCGATGGGCGGGCAGGTCACCGCCGTCGCCATCGAGCGCTTCCCGCGGGCGTTCACCGCGGCGATGCCGTACTGCGGGGTGCTCGGCGACACCAAGCTCTACGACTACTTCCTGGACGCGAACGTGACGGCGGCCGCCCTCGCCAAGGTGAAGATCGACTTCCCGCTCACGCCGCCCGCCGACTACCAGGCCACCTGGCGCGCCCAGGTCAACCAGATCGCACCGGCGCTCGGGGTGAAGGCGGGCACCGCGCCGGCGCTCACCACCGCGGGCAAGCAGTGGTCGAGCGCGGTGGAACGGCGCAGCGGCGGCGAGCGGCCCGGGTTCGACTCGGCGTTCGCGTACTGGAACGCCGCGCCCGCCCTGGCCCCGCTCAACGACCTGCCGTTCCTGTTCGGCGTCTACCCCGGCCTGACCGGCGGCACCGGCGGGATCGCGCCGGGCAACGTCACCGACAACCGGTACACCTACTACCGGCTCGGCGACGGCCCGCTGCCCACGCTTCCCGAGCTGCGGCTCAACGCCGAGGTGCTGCGGGTGCGGCGGACCGCTACCGCCGACCCGGGCCTGGCCGGCATCCCGCGGGTCAACGGCACCCCCACCATCCCGGTGCTCTCCCTGCACGACATCGGCGACCTGTTCGTGCCGTTCTCGATGGAGCAGGAGTACGCCCAGCGCGCCGCCCGCAACGGCCGGGCCGGCCTGTTCGTCTCCCGCGCGATCCGTGGCGTCGGGCACTGCGACTTCACCGAGGCCGAGCTGACCCAGGGCTTCGACGACCTGGTCCGCTGGGCGCGTACCGGCCACCGCCCGGCCGGCGACGCCATCCTGGACCGCCGCGCGGTCGCCGAGGACACCTTCGGCTGCCGGTTCACCAACGGCGCGCACACCACTTTCGTCGCACCCGCCTGCGGTTCCTACGACCCGCGCTACTGA
- a CDS encoding maleylpyruvate isomerase family mycothiol-dependent enzyme — MDFRRTFRSAAIAYAGLVASLPPERLDEPALGEWTLRELLGHTVSSALRQVPEVLATRAPHADVATPEGYFAFARSAPPELLAAASAAASDDARATAEHFGADLAAEVSALIGGATEALSRVNDDDLVITPVGGMRVRDWIPTRTFELVVHGLDAAAAAGRPFEPPIETVAEAVTLATRTAIGVGDSVRLLRALTGRDPLPAGYSII, encoded by the coding sequence ATGGATTTCCGCCGCACCTTCCGATCCGCCGCCATCGCGTACGCCGGACTGGTCGCGAGCCTGCCCCCGGAGCGTCTGGACGAGCCCGCCCTCGGCGAGTGGACGCTGCGTGAGCTGCTCGGTCACACGGTGAGCTCGGCGTTGCGCCAGGTACCGGAGGTCCTCGCGACCCGGGCGCCGCACGCCGACGTGGCGACGCCGGAGGGCTACTTCGCCTTCGCCCGTTCCGCCCCGCCGGAGCTGCTGGCCGCCGCGAGCGCCGCCGCCTCGGACGACGCCCGGGCCACCGCGGAGCATTTCGGTGCGGACCTCGCCGCCGAGGTCAGCGCGTTGATCGGCGGGGCCACCGAGGCGCTGTCCCGGGTCAACGACGACGATCTGGTGATCACCCCGGTGGGCGGGATGCGGGTCCGGGACTGGATCCCGACCCGCACGTTCGAGCTGGTCGTGCACGGTCTGGACGCCGCGGCGGCGGCCGGCCGGCCGTTCGAGCCGCCGATCGAGACGGTTGCCGAGGCGGTCACCCTGGCCACCCGGACGGCGATCGGGGTGGGCGACAGCGTCCGGCTGCTCCGGGCCCTGACCGGCCGGGATCCCCTCCCGGCCGGTTACTCGATCATCTGA
- a CDS encoding WapI family immunity protein: protein MEIASEDGGWLRMRPLRYEFDAEPGDPTEDWLVVSVAAADHHGHVWQAESPCLTVAETIELANWLHRRVDADELEFIEPNVAFRELPGEPGLHLLEVSFSHENLPPWLPGTGPGRVHRIRLEVTADALHRAAGAWTAEIAAFPPRADLADW, encoded by the coding sequence GTGGAGATCGCTTCGGAGGACGGCGGCTGGCTGCGGATGCGCCCGCTGCGCTACGAGTTCGACGCGGAGCCGGGTGACCCGACCGAGGACTGGCTGGTGGTGTCGGTGGCGGCGGCCGATCACCACGGGCACGTCTGGCAGGCGGAGAGCCCGTGCCTGACCGTCGCCGAGACGATCGAGCTGGCCAACTGGCTGCATCGCCGGGTGGACGCCGACGAGTTGGAGTTCATCGAGCCGAACGTGGCGTTCCGGGAGTTGCCCGGCGAGCCCGGGCTGCACCTCCTCGAGGTGTCGTTCTCGCACGAGAACCTGCCGCCCTGGCTGCCCGGCACCGGCCCGGGCCGGGTGCACCGGATCCGGCTGGAGGTCACCGCCGACGCCCTGCACCGGGCGGCCGGCGCCTGGACCGCCGAGATCGCCGCCTTCCCGCCCCGCGCGGATCTGGCAGATTGGTGA
- a CDS encoding phosphatase PAP2 family protein yields the protein MPALSRRTVLRASAAGLLAGPALSKAAAAPPAATRNFVDDYRSNVAANLTAETNAAVRILSGFSRVWATGTAWNTGTARDRAFLRANVRYVARVTAARTDAEAAKAFLVDRQHQSYSVIAGLGPLAGLYRAGALAVTGITSAPVTTPATTISDAVPAGAPAGSALGAGSTTSPLGKVATLVNTLRGNYSSGNPAKFAFQYPRPWRMTEDSTVVPTGAVDEFGFPVYDSGVVVAPALLRQRATNPAEDGGYLSGHTNALFLAAFAYAYAVPERFQELIATAYDLAHTRIVAGMHSPADVIGGRVLATALAAAILRDPANATIKAEARDQALAYFRSQIGSEDLFGYAHRPADRAVNAAIVRHKHTYDLPAHGKRVPVTVPAGAEVLLETRLPYLDDDQRREVLRTTGLTSGHPILDGPEQWGRLDLFTAADGYGAFDRTVAVTLDAARGGFHAADAWRNDIDGPGGLVKLGTGALELSGDNGFRGGVTLAGGTLTAASPTALGEGDVTVTGGTLGLAVDGVRIRGDFRQSGGVLAVPLDPKGKTPLTVAHHATIGAKVTLRVAVTRRAPAGTTVPVLRARHLRGRFARLEVTTPGVRAELVTRGDTVAVRIR from the coding sequence CGGTCCGGATCCTGTCCGGCTTCTCGCGGGTCTGGGCCACCGGCACGGCCTGGAACACCGGCACCGCCCGGGACCGGGCCTTCCTGCGCGCCAACGTCCGCTACGTCGCCCGGGTCACCGCCGCGCGCACCGACGCCGAGGCGGCCAAGGCGTTCCTCGTCGACCGCCAGCACCAGAGTTACTCGGTGATCGCCGGCCTCGGCCCGCTCGCCGGCCTCTACCGGGCCGGTGCGCTCGCCGTCACCGGCATCACCTCGGCGCCCGTCACCACCCCGGCCACCACGATCAGCGACGCGGTCCCGGCCGGCGCCCCGGCCGGCTCGGCGCTCGGCGCCGGCTCCACCACGTCGCCGCTCGGCAAGGTCGCCACCCTGGTCAACACGCTGCGCGGCAACTACTCGTCGGGCAATCCGGCCAAGTTCGCCTTCCAGTACCCGCGCCCGTGGCGGATGACCGAGGACAGCACCGTGGTGCCGACCGGCGCGGTGGACGAGTTCGGCTTCCCGGTCTACGACTCCGGCGTCGTGGTGGCCCCGGCCCTGCTGCGCCAGCGCGCCACCAACCCGGCCGAGGACGGCGGTTACCTCTCCGGGCACACCAACGCGCTGTTCCTGGCCGCGTTCGCCTACGCGTACGCGGTCCCGGAACGCTTCCAGGAACTGATCGCCACCGCGTACGACCTGGCGCACACCCGGATCGTGGCCGGCATGCACTCCCCGGCCGACGTGATCGGCGGCCGGGTCCTGGCGACCGCCCTGGCCGCGGCGATCCTGCGCGACCCGGCCAACGCGACGATCAAGGCGGAGGCACGGGACCAGGCCCTGGCCTACTTCCGCTCGCAGATCGGCAGCGAGGACCTTTTCGGGTACGCCCACCGCCCGGCCGACCGCGCGGTGAACGCCGCTATCGTCCGGCACAAGCACACGTACGACCTGCCGGCGCACGGCAAGCGCGTCCCGGTCACCGTGCCGGCCGGCGCCGAGGTGCTGCTGGAGACGCGGTTGCCGTACCTGGACGACGACCAGCGCCGCGAGGTGCTCCGGACCACCGGCCTGACCTCCGGCCACCCGATCCTGGACGGCCCGGAGCAGTGGGGCCGGCTCGACCTGTTCACCGCCGCCGACGGCTACGGGGCGTTCGACAGGACCGTCGCCGTCACCCTCGACGCCGCGCGGGGCGGCTTCCACGCGGCCGACGCCTGGCGCAACGACATCGACGGCCCGGGCGGCCTGGTCAAGCTCGGCACCGGCGCCCTGGAGCTGTCCGGCGACAACGGCTTCCGCGGCGGCGTCACCCTGGCCGGCGGGACGCTGACCGCCGCCTCGCCCACCGCGCTGGGCGAGGGCGACGTGACAGTCACCGGCGGCACCCTCGGGCTGGCCGTGGACGGCGTCCGGATCCGTGGCGACTTCCGGCAGAGCGGCGGCGTGCTCGCCGTCCCGCTCGACCCGAAGGGCAAGACCCCGCTCACCGTCGCGCACCACGCCACCATCGGCGCGAAGGTGACACTGCGGGTCGCGGTAACCCGGCGGGCGCCGGCCGGCACCACGGTGCCGGTGCTGCGGGCCCGGCACCTGCGCGGCCGGTTCGCCCGGCTGGAGGTGACCACCCCGGGCGTCCGGGCCGAACTGGTCACCCGCGGCGACACGGTCGCGGTGCGGATCCGGTGA
- a CDS encoding RraA family protein, with protein sequence MTIGDFQQIPPTTLADVLGRDQVMGIGIRPLWTPVPRVAGPAFTVRCVPGDNLMLHAAIYRAAPGSVIVVESGDLDYALAGGNVCAVAHRRGVAAFVLDGLIRDLGEVREDGFPVFARGVIPIPGTKSKLGSHNEPVTCGGVTVRPGDIVVADEEGVVVVPADRQASVLTAAQAKLAKESAETLDDWQEAHRARIEITLAEQGFPG encoded by the coding sequence ATGACGATCGGTGACTTCCAGCAGATCCCGCCCACCACCCTCGCCGACGTGCTCGGCCGCGACCAGGTGATGGGCATCGGCATCCGGCCGCTCTGGACGCCGGTCCCCCGGGTGGCCGGGCCGGCCTTCACGGTCCGCTGCGTCCCCGGCGACAACCTGATGCTGCACGCCGCCATCTACCGCGCCGCCCCCGGCTCGGTGATCGTCGTCGAGTCCGGCGACCTCGACTACGCGCTGGCCGGCGGCAACGTCTGCGCCGTCGCCCACCGCCGGGGTGTCGCCGCCTTCGTGCTGGACGGGCTGATCCGCGACCTGGGCGAGGTCCGCGAGGACGGCTTCCCGGTCTTCGCCCGAGGCGTCATCCCGATCCCCGGCACCAAGTCGAAGCTCGGCTCCCACAACGAGCCGGTCACCTGCGGCGGCGTCACCGTCCGCCCGGGCGACATCGTGGTGGCCGACGAGGAGGGCGTCGTCGTGGTGCCCGCCGACCGGCAGGCGTCGGTGCTGACCGCCGCCCAGGCCAAGCTGGCCAAGGAGTCCGCCGAAACCCTCGACGACTGGCAGGAAGCCCACCGCGCCCGCATCGAGATCACCCTGGCCGAGCAGGGCTTCCCCGGCTGA
- a CDS encoding DUF2804 domain-containing protein has product MTHEIQITEPVDLCLPDGRLNPAAVGWSRKPLHRANLRGWGRTKRWEYWGVVTPAHILGVVASNLDYAGVHSLYLLDRVSGKEIAVDATVPLARGAVLPDRSGTGKVVASGGGLTIDIDQTFDGTTVRASARNVEVDLTMPAVEGRDSLGVVVAWSRKRFQYTVKDVGRPVHGRLVVDGVEHVIPAQGAYATLDHGRGKWPYSITWNWAAGADANRAVTLGGKWTDGTGTTENAVFEDGRLHKIGADLRWEYDRANWLKPWRITGSGVDVTFEPFHERVARTNLGVLASETHQCFGRFSGWARTADGHKLDLDGLTGWAEEARNRW; this is encoded by the coding sequence GTGACCCACGAGATCCAGATCACCGAGCCGGTCGACCTGTGCCTGCCGGACGGCCGTCTCAACCCGGCCGCCGTCGGCTGGAGCCGCAAGCCGCTGCACCGGGCGAACCTGCGCGGCTGGGGCCGCACCAAACGCTGGGAGTACTGGGGCGTGGTCACCCCGGCGCACATCCTCGGGGTCGTCGCGTCGAATCTGGACTATGCCGGCGTGCACAGCCTCTACCTGCTCGACCGGGTCAGCGGCAAGGAGATCGCGGTGGACGCGACGGTCCCGCTGGCCCGCGGGGCGGTCCTCCCGGACCGCAGCGGCACCGGGAAGGTGGTCGCCTCCGGCGGCGGCCTCACCATCGACATCGATCAGACCTTCGACGGTACGACGGTCCGCGCCAGCGCTCGCAACGTCGAGGTCGACCTCACCATGCCGGCGGTCGAGGGCCGGGACTCGCTGGGCGTGGTGGTCGCCTGGAGCCGCAAGCGCTTCCAGTACACGGTCAAGGACGTCGGCCGCCCGGTGCACGGCCGCCTCGTCGTCGACGGCGTCGAGCACGTGATCCCGGCCCAGGGCGCGTACGCGACGCTCGACCACGGGCGGGGCAAGTGGCCGTACTCGATCACCTGGAACTGGGCGGCCGGCGCCGACGCGAACCGGGCAGTCACGCTCGGCGGCAAGTGGACCGACGGCACCGGCACCACCGAGAACGCGGTCTTCGAGGACGGCCGCCTGCACAAGATCGGCGCCGACCTGCGCTGGGAGTACGACCGCGCGAACTGGCTGAAGCCGTGGCGCATCACCGGTTCCGGCGTCGACGTCACGTTCGAGCCGTTCCACGAGCGCGTCGCCCGGACGAACCTGGGCGTGCTGGCCTCCGAGACGCACCAGTGCTTCGGCCGGTTCTCGGGCTGGGCGCGGACCGCCGACGGCCACAAACTCGACCTCGACGGCTTGACCGGCTGGGCCGAGGAAGCCCGGAACCGCTGGTAA
- a CDS encoding HAD family hydrolase: MLAPLPLLPLPPGDFDAYLFDCDGTITDSMPVHYRAWQDALAEWACEFPEELFYAWGGRPVADIVAELNARQGLTMPVAAVAARQEELFRAGLGTMRAVPGVLEHIHEAHQRVPFAVVSGSTREAVVTSLDALGLLGHFPVLVCAGDYEKPKPHPEPYLMGARLLGVDPARCLVFEDTELGVRAAEAAGMACVRVPPPWER; this comes from the coding sequence GTGCTTGCTCCCCTCCCGCTGCTTCCGCTGCCCCCGGGCGACTTCGACGCCTACCTGTTCGACTGCGACGGCACCATCACCGACTCCATGCCGGTGCACTATCGCGCCTGGCAGGACGCCCTCGCCGAGTGGGCGTGCGAGTTCCCGGAGGAGCTGTTCTACGCCTGGGGCGGCCGTCCGGTCGCCGACATCGTGGCCGAGCTGAACGCGCGGCAGGGCCTGACGATGCCGGTGGCGGCGGTGGCCGCGCGGCAGGAGGAGCTGTTCCGCGCCGGGCTGGGCACGATGCGCGCGGTGCCCGGCGTTCTGGAGCACATCCACGAGGCGCATCAGCGGGTGCCGTTCGCCGTGGTCTCCGGCAGCACCCGGGAGGCAGTGGTCACCTCGCTCGACGCGCTCGGGCTGCTCGGCCACTTCCCGGTGCTCGTCTGCGCCGGCGACTACGAGAAGCCCAAGCCGCACCCGGAGCCGTACCTGATGGGCGCCCGGTTGCTCGGCGTCGACCCGGCGCGATGCCTGGTCTTCGAGGACACCGAGCTGGGCGTGCGGGCCGCCGAGGCGGCCGGGATGGCTTGCGTACGGGTGCCACCCCCGTGGGAACGCTGA